Proteins from one Chitinophaga oryzae genomic window:
- a CDS encoding NAD(P)-dependent oxidoreductase, whose protein sequence is METIGFIGAGNLGTPIVTNLLQAGYKVKIYNRTREKAQPLEALGAELVSSPAAAAVPGGIVMSLVADDKAVESVAGDELMQALGHGGIHVSMSTISPDTSRILAAHHQKMGVTYVAAPVFARPEAAAAKIGNAVISGPADAKERIKPLLQAGFAKNIFDLGEDVGSANVLKLMGNFMIAGAIEMMAEAFALAEKNGVDSKVAYEMLTTTLFAAPIFRGYGAMVVDRKYVGNPAFSAALGLKDMNLVLQTATRSHTPMPLAQLVQSRLMTVVARDVKEADWTALAMGALEDAGLKG, encoded by the coding sequence ATGGAAACCATTGGATTTATCGGGGCCGGTAACCTGGGTACACCGATCGTGACCAACCTGTTACAGGCTGGCTATAAGGTAAAGATATATAATCGTACCCGTGAGAAAGCGCAGCCGTTGGAGGCGCTGGGGGCGGAGCTGGTGAGCAGCCCTGCGGCGGCTGCCGTACCGGGCGGTATTGTTATGAGCCTGGTGGCCGATGATAAGGCGGTAGAGAGCGTAGCGGGTGATGAGCTGATGCAGGCGCTCGGCCATGGCGGTATCCATGTGTCGATGAGTACTATCTCACCGGATACCTCGCGTATACTGGCAGCGCATCATCAGAAGATGGGCGTCACTTATGTGGCGGCGCCGGTATTTGCCCGTCCGGAAGCGGCAGCGGCGAAAATCGGCAATGCGGTCATCTCCGGCCCCGCTGATGCCAAAGAAAGGATTAAACCCTTGCTGCAAGCCGGCTTTGCCAAAAATATTTTCGACCTGGGAGAAGATGTGGGCAGTGCCAACGTGCTGAAGCTGATGGGTAACTTTATGATTGCAGGGGCTATTGAAATGATGGCTGAAGCTTTTGCGCTGGCAGAGAAAAACGGGGTGGATTCCAAAGTGGCTTATGAGATGCTGACGACTACCTTGTTCGCAGCTCCTATTTTCCGCGGATATGGCGCAATGGTGGTGGACCGCAAGTATGTAGGCAATCCGGCGTTCAGTGCCGCGCTGGGATTGAAAGATATGAATCTGGTGCTGCAAACGGCCACCCGGTCGCATACGCCAATGCCGCTGGCTCAACTGGTGCAGTCGCGCCTGATGACGGTGGTGGCGCGGGACGTAAAGGAGGCCGACTGGACCGCTCTGGCCATGGGAGCACTGGAAGACGCCGGCCTGAAAGGTTAA
- a CDS encoding SPFH domain-containing protein produces the protein MENTPVLKWALLIGLPILCLIMYKVILRIFFGVVIVPEDRIGLVTKKFVLLGKQELPEGRILATRGEAGFQAQTLAPGVYFWKWVWQYAVTFQPFTIIPTGKIGLVLAKGGAELPTGAILARKVNCDTFQDAVAFLENGGCKGRQTAIITPGSYRINTFLFELEVTDMISIPENAVGVITTLEGQAIETGSIAGKTIPEHNNFQDVDAFLLKGGYKGLQEQVILAGSYFINPWFAKMEIVRMTEIAIGHVGVVISFVGNDGEDISGVEFKHGNIVAKGSKGVWAEPLGPGKYPINPYIMKVELVPTTNLVLNWASARSEAHQLDKNLSTITVRSKDGFTFNLDVSQIIHIPTTEAPKVIARFGNMSNLVTQVLEPTIGNYFRNSAQGSDVISFLTSRKERQNAAKEHIGHVLDQYNVFGVDTLIGDIVPPESLMKTLTDRKIAEEQKVTYETQRQAQETRQSLEKETAVAEMQKEIVKADQGVLIAERIADASVKKATGDANSVRLQANAESDRMKLLASGEAEKVRLLARADADRTEWTAKAEAEKISLTGKAEAEKILAIGQSSAESYKLAVEAMGGENFTRLKVMEAIGSQHIRIMPDVLIGGSGEGANGPISGLLGLKLLEEIANKQNISPASPSADAESK, from the coding sequence ATGGAAAACACCCCTGTCTTGAAATGGGCATTGCTCATCGGCCTGCCTATTCTATGCCTGATCATGTACAAAGTCATTCTTCGTATATTCTTCGGCGTTGTAATTGTACCGGAAGACCGTATCGGCCTGGTCACAAAAAAATTCGTGCTTTTGGGCAAACAGGAACTGCCGGAAGGGCGCATCCTGGCTACCCGCGGCGAAGCCGGTTTCCAGGCCCAGACGCTGGCTCCCGGCGTATATTTCTGGAAATGGGTATGGCAGTATGCCGTCACTTTTCAGCCCTTCACCATTATCCCCACCGGTAAAATAGGACTGGTGCTGGCGAAAGGCGGTGCAGAGCTTCCCACCGGCGCTATCCTCGCCCGCAAAGTGAACTGCGACACTTTCCAGGACGCAGTGGCTTTCCTGGAAAACGGCGGCTGTAAAGGCCGGCAGACCGCGATCATCACCCCCGGTTCTTACCGTATCAACACCTTCCTGTTTGAACTGGAGGTTACCGATATGATTTCTATCCCGGAAAATGCAGTCGGCGTCATCACCACCCTCGAAGGCCAGGCCATCGAGACAGGCTCCATTGCAGGTAAAACCATCCCGGAACACAACAACTTCCAGGATGTGGACGCATTCCTCCTGAAAGGTGGCTACAAAGGTTTGCAGGAACAGGTCATCCTCGCTGGTTCCTATTTTATCAACCCCTGGTTCGCTAAAATGGAAATCGTTCGCATGACGGAAATAGCCATCGGCCACGTAGGCGTTGTCATCTCCTTCGTCGGTAATGACGGCGAAGACATCAGCGGCGTAGAGTTTAAACATGGCAACATTGTCGCCAAAGGATCGAAAGGCGTATGGGCGGAACCGTTAGGTCCGGGTAAGTACCCCATCAACCCCTACATCATGAAAGTGGAACTGGTGCCTACGACCAACCTCGTGCTCAACTGGGCCTCCGCCAGAAGTGAAGCGCACCAGCTCGACAAAAACCTGTCCACCATCACTGTGCGCAGCAAGGACGGCTTTACCTTCAATCTCGACGTATCGCAGATCATTCACATCCCCACTACCGAAGCGCCGAAAGTAATTGCCCGTTTTGGTAACATGAGCAATCTTGTGACACAGGTGCTGGAACCGACCATCGGCAACTACTTCCGCAACTCGGCGCAAGGCTCCGATGTGATCAGCTTCCTCACCAGCCGTAAAGAAAGACAGAACGCGGCGAAAGAACACATCGGCCACGTACTGGACCAGTACAACGTTTTCGGCGTAGATACGCTGATCGGTGACATCGTACCGCCGGAAAGCCTGATGAAGACACTGACAGACCGTAAGATAGCGGAAGAACAAAAAGTGACCTACGAAACACAGCGCCAGGCACAGGAAACGCGCCAGTCACTCGAAAAAGAAACCGCCGTGGCAGAAATGCAGAAAGAAATCGTGAAAGCCGATCAGGGCGTACTGATCGCCGAAAGAATTGCGGACGCCTCTGTGAAAAAAGCCACCGGTGACGCCAACAGCGTGCGCCTCCAGGCCAACGCGGAAAGTGACCGGATGAAACTGCTGGCCAGCGGTGAAGCAGAGAAAGTAAGGCTGTTAGCCAGAGCAGACGCGGACCGCACCGAATGGACCGCGAAAGCGGAAGCGGAGAAAATATCCCTTACCGGTAAAGCGGAAGCGGAGAAAATCCTGGCCATCGGCCAGTCCAGCGCTGAATCCTATAAGCTCGCCGTGGAAGCAATGGGTGGTGAAAACTTCACCCGGTTGAAAGTAATGGAAGCCATTGGCAGTCAGCATATCCGTATCATGCCGGATGTATTGATCGGTGGCAGCGGCGAAGGCGCCAACGGTCCTATCAGCGGGCTGCTCGGACTGAAACTGCTGGAAGAAATTGCCAACAAACAAAACATATCACCTGCTTCTCCTTCCGCCGATGCTGAGAGCAAATAA
- a CDS encoding ABC transporter permease yields the protein MFKNYLKTAWQNLRCHKSYVTINTIGLAVGIAACLLIFILVRYQTSFDDFHKNKERIYRVAGVTQTPEGINYTQGSAFPLADGLRLDCPQLEQAGRIYGRKDKLITLPDAKVTAAQKKFKETIFFAEPEVFNIFNFPFLAGDAKTALSAPNTAVLTQETAEKYFGDWHAAIGRFIKYDNDQVFKVTGILKNIPPNTDFPLRVVFSFKNARNEDISADWISQDGSLNTFILLPKHLSAAQFDNDLKNLVKKYTPPGYANQGYALQPLSDIHYNSRYGTYSGNTFSRELITALSLIGLFLLVIACINFINLSTAQAVNRSKEVGVRKVLGGSRGQLITQFLCETFLITLLSVVMAVLIAFVTLPLLNDLLQTPLSIQFSWPLLAFLGGILIAVTLLSGFYPAIVLSGFNPITVLKSRLTDRIVGGLSMRRGLVVFQFAIAQALIIGTFIVVNQMDFFRNADTGFDKEAIVMVPLGNDTARNTKMQSLKTQLQQMAGVKNVSLSAFSPMDGASWQSDFRFDNAVKKPGFLADLKWADADYFKTYNMQFVAGMPYREADTVNGFVVNEMMVKKLGFKSPEEIIGKKIDFWDGNITAPVVGVVKDFNGQSLKDKMLPTVLGANKMIYRLINIKMEPQYARQTLAAVERIWNEAYPDLMYEYEFLDEKMASFYKQEGQLSQLYKIFAAVAIFISCLGLYGFVSFMAVQRTKEVGIRKVLGASVANIVYLFSKEFTLLIGIAFLIAAPLAYYFMQHWLQNFAYRINIGVGTFLLTILSAEVIAWLTVGYQAIKAAVANPVKSLKAE from the coding sequence ATGTTTAAAAATTACCTGAAAACCGCCTGGCAGAATTTACGCTGCCATAAATCATACGTGACGATCAACACCATCGGGTTAGCTGTCGGCATTGCCGCATGCCTGCTCATTTTTATATTGGTCCGGTATCAGACGAGCTTTGATGATTTTCATAAAAACAAGGAACGTATTTACAGGGTGGCGGGAGTAACCCAAACGCCGGAAGGAATTAATTACACGCAGGGCAGCGCTTTCCCGCTGGCCGACGGCCTGCGCCTGGACTGCCCGCAGCTGGAGCAGGCAGGCCGTATCTATGGACGGAAAGACAAGCTGATCACGTTACCGGATGCGAAGGTAACGGCGGCACAGAAGAAGTTTAAGGAAACCATTTTTTTTGCAGAGCCGGAGGTGTTCAATATTTTCAATTTCCCCTTTCTGGCAGGCGATGCAAAGACAGCCCTGTCAGCGCCCAATACGGCGGTCCTCACCCAGGAAACGGCCGAAAAATATTTTGGAGACTGGCATGCCGCCATCGGCCGGTTCATCAAGTATGATAATGACCAGGTTTTTAAGGTCACCGGTATCCTGAAAAATATACCTCCCAATACCGATTTTCCCCTGCGGGTGGTGTTTTCATTCAAGAATGCGCGGAACGAGGATATTTCTGCAGATTGGATAAGCCAGGACGGCTCCTTAAACACTTTTATCCTGCTTCCAAAGCACCTGTCGGCGGCGCAGTTTGACAACGATCTTAAAAATCTGGTAAAGAAATACACGCCTCCCGGGTACGCTAACCAGGGTTATGCCTTACAGCCATTAAGCGATATTCACTATAACAGCAGGTATGGGACCTATAGCGGTAATACCTTCAGCAGGGAACTGATCACGGCCTTGAGTTTGATAGGTTTGTTCCTGTTGGTGATTGCCTGCATTAACTTCATTAATTTGTCTACCGCGCAGGCCGTGAACCGTTCCAAAGAAGTGGGCGTGCGAAAGGTGCTGGGCGGCAGCAGGGGGCAGTTGATCACGCAGTTTTTATGTGAAACTTTTTTAATTACACTGCTTTCGGTGGTCATGGCTGTCCTGATCGCGTTTGTCACGTTGCCGTTGCTGAACGATCTTCTGCAAACGCCCCTCAGCATACAATTCAGCTGGCCATTGCTGGCTTTTTTAGGTGGCATCCTCATAGCGGTTACCTTGCTGTCTGGCTTCTATCCGGCGATTGTCTTGTCCGGATTTAATCCTATCACCGTGCTGAAGAGCAGGCTGACAGACAGGATCGTGGGCGGGCTTTCGATGAGAAGAGGGTTGGTCGTATTTCAGTTTGCGATTGCGCAGGCTTTAATCATCGGCACTTTCATTGTGGTGAATCAAATGGATTTTTTCCGGAACGCGGATACGGGCTTTGATAAGGAAGCTATCGTCATGGTGCCTCTTGGAAACGATACCGCACGTAACACAAAAATGCAGTCGTTGAAAACGCAATTGCAGCAGATGGCCGGTGTGAAAAACGTTAGTTTAAGTGCGTTTAGCCCGATGGACGGCGCGAGCTGGCAAAGCGATTTCAGGTTTGACAATGCTGTAAAGAAACCAGGTTTCCTGGCTGACCTTAAATGGGCGGATGCGGATTATTTTAAAACGTATAATATGCAGTTCGTGGCAGGGATGCCGTATCGGGAGGCGGATACAGTCAACGGATTTGTGGTCAATGAAATGATGGTGAAGAAACTGGGTTTTAAGAGTCCGGAAGAGATCATCGGTAAGAAAATAGATTTTTGGGATGGAAACATCACGGCGCCTGTTGTTGGCGTGGTAAAAGATTTTAACGGCCAGTCGCTGAAAGATAAAATGCTGCCTACCGTGCTGGGAGCGAACAAAATGATATACCGCCTGATCAACATTAAAATGGAGCCCCAGTACGCCAGGCAGACGTTGGCAGCTGTAGAACGGATCTGGAACGAGGCTTATCCTGATTTAATGTATGAATACGAGTTCCTGGATGAAAAGATGGCCAGCTTTTATAAACAGGAAGGCCAGCTTTCGCAACTGTATAAAATATTTGCCGCTGTCGCCATATTTATTTCCTGTCTTGGCCTGTATGGTTTTGTATCCTTTATGGCGGTGCAGCGTACCAAAGAGGTGGGTATCAGGAAAGTGCTGGGCGCTTCCGTTGCTAATATTGTTTATTTGTTCTCCAAAGAATTTACGCTGCTGATCGGTATTGCGTTTTTAATAGCGGCGCCGCTGGCTTATTATTTCATGCAGCATTGGTTACAGAATTTTGCTTACAGGATCAACATCGGTGTTGGAACATTCTTGCTGACCATTCTGAGTGCGGAAGTGATTGCCTGGCTGACGGTAGGGTACCAGGCGATAAAGGCCGCGGTGGCCAATCCGGTGAAAAGTTTGAAAGCGGAGTGA
- a CDS encoding DoxX family protein, protein MKIVPLLGRILFALIFVMSGINHVGGAGADYAAASGVPAANIMVRLAGLLALVGGLSILLGYKARIGAWLVVIFLIPVTFAMHKFWGIPDQMAAQMQMAMFMKNVALIGGALFIAYFGAGPLSVDNKS, encoded by the coding sequence ATGAAAATTGTTCCTCTGTTGGGGCGTATCCTGTTTGCGCTCATCTTTGTCATGTCAGGTATCAATCATGTGGGAGGCGCCGGCGCCGATTATGCAGCGGCTTCCGGTGTGCCGGCGGCCAATATTATGGTGCGGCTGGCAGGTCTGCTCGCTTTGGTGGGAGGCCTGAGCATATTGCTTGGGTATAAAGCCAGAATCGGCGCGTGGCTGGTGGTGATCTTCCTCATTCCTGTCACTTTTGCGATGCATAAATTCTGGGGTATCCCTGATCAGATGGCGGCGCAGATGCAGATGGCCATGTTTATGAAAAATGTGGCGCTGATAGGCGGCGCTTTGTTCATCGCTTATTTTGGGGCCGGGCCACTCAGTGTAGATAACAAGTCCTGA
- a CDS encoding winged helix-turn-helix transcriptional regulator produces the protein MRKENSTNAINERILNGLCQTAHTLSVIGGRWKPSILWRLLEGKMRYHELKKSISGISERVLVLQLRELENDQLIKRIVYPEVPPRVEYELTPLGRSLESLLEHMCSWGEMHRQEARQAKELAAASKN, from the coding sequence ATGCGGAAAGAAAACTCCACCAATGCGATTAACGAGCGGATACTCAACGGCTTATGCCAAACAGCCCATACCTTGTCGGTCATCGGCGGACGCTGGAAGCCCAGCATCCTCTGGCGCCTGCTCGAAGGTAAAATGCGCTATCACGAACTGAAAAAATCTATCTCCGGCATATCCGAAAGAGTGCTGGTGTTACAGTTGAGAGAGCTGGAGAACGATCAGCTGATAAAACGGATCGTTTACCCGGAAGTACCGCCCCGCGTGGAATATGAACTGACTCCACTGGGACGGTCACTCGAAAGTTTATTGGAACATATGTGCAGCTGGGGCGAAATGCACCGGCAGGAAGCCCGCCAGGCGAAAGAACTCGCTGCCGCCAGCAAAAATTAA